The genomic DNA aataaaaaaaggataTAGATTGTTTAAATAAATTGTCTAAAGAAAACAAAACTATATGGGAATGAATGAGGTGCATCATGTTTGCTGGAAGAGGAAGGAGTGACCAGGAGGATGAGTCAAGTGGTCTTGCCTCGGCGCCCCTCGAGATGGTCTGGATGAGATCTGGGACGAAGGCTCTGATTTCTTGAAAGCTCTTCTTTCCAAAGGAGTACTGGTAGTCGTTGATCCCGAATTCACCCACGATGAAGAGCGATTTGCCGAAGAACTCCTTGCACTCTGCGGTGCAAAAACAACACGGTACATACTGTCCATTGAGCACGGGGAATTTTGTCCTATCATTTTCTTACAACTTAAGTGAGTACTGCCCAAGATTAATGGTTAAACTTAATTACTAGAACGGATACTGTAAATATGCAAGTATTGGTTAATATTCACGACAGTACTCAAGTTATATACACAAATGGTTGTAAGTGAAGCAAAGGTCATCTTGATTAGATGCACATCAAGTGGGTGTTTGTTGATGGTAACCTACCATTGTTTTTAGAATTATGGTAACATACCCTGGGTACTTTACGGTATAGACAGGAGTAGCAATTTTATTCATATCAAAAGTTTTCTCTAGCGAGGACCTAACTTTCTAGTTTTCTCTGAAATGATTTTGTGTTCACCGCGTATATTCATCCACAAAATAATGCCCATTATCAGCTGGCCGACGAACCAGTTTTTCTCCAACCCGTGTCAGTTCAGTTCTTTTATGTGAAATCCCAAGTAATGCTAGTACATGACCTTGGTCCGTTTTGCACAGCGAAGGCTTAAGCTCCTCGAACCAGCCAAGCTGCACTTCTAGGCTGATGTTGAGAGGGAACGGGTTGGCGCCGGGGGCGTCCCCGATGTGGAAGAAGCTCGAGTTGAGACCGGTGGCGCTGCCGACGGCGAAGTTAGCGCCCTGCCGGAAGCTCCCCTTGTGCGACAGGTACGGTGGCACGAGAGGCAGGCCCAGGCCTTGAGCTGAAAACCATTTTATTTATCACCATGATGAGATAGGCAGCACGGAGCTAGGCAACGGAGGATGACGAGTCCATAAGCCATAATGGAGCTTACCGATGAAGTCGATGACGAGGCGGCCGTTGCAGTtgcggccggtggggcggcCGCCGAAGAAAGTCATGCCGTAGGGAGGGCGCATGACGACGTCGAAGATGTTGTACCAGCCGAAGACGACGGGGTTGTTGCCGGTGTCCGTGAAGGAGTCGCCGAAGGCGAAGATGGAGTCGAACGGCGCCCCGGCGCGGAGGGACGAGGCGGTCGTCTCCGCCTCGGCCGAGAggaagacggcggcgacgacgagcgccgccgccacggaggCAGCAGGCACCAACCTACGACCACCACCCATGTTGATGCCTCAGTGTATATACgtgttgctgctgctgagctGCGTATCATACGGATCGGCGCCCCGGTATTTATAGCTAGGGAagcctccgccgcgcgcgcgatCGAACGCGGCGTCGTATTTCGCACGCCGGATGAACGTACAGGCTCACATCTTTGTCGCGTCATCATGCCATCTCATCGGTTGTAGGCTTTGCATCGCTTTCCGTAGGTCATTCGCTGTGTGACACGATTTGCTTGATCCTCGCCCGGCCACGAGAGCGAGAAAACGATCCATACTAATTGTGTTGGTCCTTATTTAGAAAAATGGACAAAATCGAATTTATTGGTACAGTATTCACAAAGTTATGACAGTACGTATTTCTTTAAAATGGACCCGTAGCGGTACACTCATACTACAAACCTAGATTAACACCGCAGCATGCTCAGTTTTGTGTCCTGACACAAAGCACTCCTTTTGCACATAGTTGCACTATTAACAACATAATGGATCCCGAACAAGATTGCTAGGACGATGGTCTATACTCGAACAAAATGGCCTACATATCATACACCTAACAAATAATTAATGTCTCTAAAGAAAATATTAAAGGAATTTAAATAACATAGAAAAAGTAAATGTAAATATATTATAAAAAGTTACCATACAGGCATGCGGGCATTTTAGCTTTAGAATTAAAATCCAGCTGGAAGTTGGTTTCTCAGTTTTGGCAGGATCAAACACGATATATGTCCTTTTTGACATGGAAGATTAAACACTATAGTGCACTTATTTATGGGTTATACCGAAGATACCCTGAAGGGTTGATCCTGTATAATGGAATTTGCACCCATCAATTATTGAATAAGAGATCTGTTCTATCCACATCTACGATCTCTCGTGTGTTCTTCGTGTGTGCCGTACTTAGGATCGGGAAGGAGACGGGTCATCTATCATCCTCTCCACGCCTCATCTTCAGCTAGGAAGGGAACATGGATTAGGGATTCGCAACactagctacaacttaacaaTTTATATATTTAGTACAAATGCATCCAAAGCTTTTCTTTTGGTCATCTACTTGAATATAGGTACTATATGGGGTATATACCATTTAGGTGTGCAATCTAGAATATGCTATTATTTAAAGGAGATGTCTACGTCAAACTCGAGTGTTTGAGGGTCATAACACTCGAATTTTTTTGACCCCTTCGATGTAAAATAGATGGCTGGATCAatctctttctcctcctcctgcttgcCTTATCCATCATGGAATCATGGGAGCCCAACCAAGTCTCTTCTCCAAGCGCCGCCTGCAAGTCTGACGCGAGATCCCGCCGCCTCCAAATCCGACGTGAAGCCCCCACCGCCCACGCCTCCCtccccggctccggcggcgccctcaCCTCTGGAGCCCGccaccctccaccaccacccaaaACTAATCTCATGTGTTTTCTGCTCCCCCCATGTCTTCTTTTTCAAGTTCTCCTGAGATCCCCTGCCAC from Setaria italica strain Yugu1 chromosome VII, Setaria_italica_v2.0, whole genome shotgun sequence includes the following:
- the LOC101772224 gene encoding GDSL esterase/lipase At5g45910, with protein sequence MGGGRRLVPAASVAAALVVAAVFLSAEAETTASSLRAGAPFDSIFAFGDSFTDTGNNPVVFGWYNIFDVVMRPPYGMTFFGGRPTGRNCNGRLVIDFIAQGLGLPLVPPYLSHKGSFRQGANFAVGSATGLNSSFFHIGDAPGANPFPLNISLEVQLGWFEELKPSLCKTDQECKEFFGKSLFIVGEFGINDYQYSFGKKSFQEIRAFVPDLIQTISRGAERVIEHGAKTLVVPGMIPSGCAPPVLVTFADADASEYDATTGCLKEPNEIVMLHNSLLREAIEKLRAKHPDVTIIHTDLFNHVTEMVKSPEKFWFKKDALTICCGGPGRYHYNLSIVCGDKAATTCEDPSTRLFWDGVHLTEAAYHFIAKDWLNTIVSSLSARASS